One Rhodothermus bifroesti DNA window includes the following coding sequences:
- a CDS encoding RuBisCO large subunit C-terminal-like domain-containing protein, with amino-acid sequence MNSYLEVTYRLRVPLEVQGTFARAVLLEQTVETPEEVALRVPRVRHELMGEIVALEPQEDGSARLVLHLPTLTAAIDPAQFLNVLFGNVSLHDEVELEDFELPPEMQHRFPGPRWGIAGVRKLLGVEDRPLTASAIKPVGLSVEELVALCRSLAEGGIDLIKDDHYWADHPFAPFEQRVRRCHEAVAEVAARTGRRILYAPSLSGTPSEVLRQAEQAQAWGVEAVLIAPMLLGLPFFYELVTRHLSVPVMAHPSFGGAGRIRPEALLGKVFRLYGADMIIFPSFGGRFSYSRATCRALADRMRSRWGSYLPALPVPAGGMQVERARELVEFFGRDVMLLIGGSLLRALPGAELTARTRALVDSVLEATAALP; translated from the coding sequence ATGAACAGCTACTTGGAGGTAACCTATCGGCTACGGGTCCCGTTGGAGGTGCAGGGGACCTTTGCGCGTGCTGTGCTCTTGGAACAGACTGTTGAAACCCCGGAAGAGGTAGCCTTGCGGGTGCCTCGGGTGCGCCATGAACTTATGGGCGAGATTGTTGCCCTAGAGCCTCAGGAAGATGGTAGTGCTCGGTTGGTGCTGCACTTGCCCACACTGACTGCTGCCATCGATCCGGCCCAGTTTCTGAATGTGCTTTTTGGCAACGTTTCGCTGCACGATGAGGTAGAGTTGGAAGATTTTGAGTTGCCTCCGGAGATGCAGCATCGGTTTCCCGGGCCGCGATGGGGTATTGCTGGAGTGCGTAAGCTACTTGGCGTTGAGGATCGACCGCTAACGGCTTCGGCAATCAAGCCCGTAGGACTTTCTGTAGAGGAGCTTGTGGCGTTGTGCCGCAGCCTTGCCGAAGGTGGCATTGATCTAATAAAGGACGATCACTACTGGGCTGATCATCCATTTGCACCCTTTGAGCAGCGTGTGCGCCGCTGCCATGAAGCAGTGGCCGAGGTTGCAGCCCGCACGGGGCGGCGCATTCTTTATGCGCCCAGTTTGTCGGGTACGCCTTCTGAAGTGTTGCGCCAAGCTGAGCAAGCCCAGGCATGGGGCGTAGAAGCGGTGCTTATCGCACCGATGTTGCTGGGGCTTCCGTTCTTCTACGAGCTAGTCACGCGCCATCTTTCGGTACCTGTGATGGCCCATCCGAGCTTTGGCGGTGCCGGACGCATCCGTCCGGAGGCGCTTCTGGGCAAAGTGTTCCGACTCTATGGAGCAGACATGATCATCTTTCCCAGTTTTGGCGGCCGCTTTAGCTATAGTCGGGCAACCTGTCGGGCGCTGGCCGATCGGATGCGGAGTCGCTGGGGGTCTTACCTTCCTGCACTGCCGGTTCCTGCCGGCGGAATGCAGGTGGAGCGCGCGCGCGAGCTGGTAGAGTTTTTTGGTCGTGACGTGATGCTACTCATTGGGGGCAGCTTGCTGCGGGCTTTGCCTGGAGCAGAGTTGACGGCGCGCACGCGCGCTTTGGTCGACAGCGTGCTTGAAGCAACGGCCGCGTTGCCTTAG
- a CDS encoding M24 family metallopeptidase yields the protein MTLNVRLQRLQALLAAHTLDAVVLNASPSLTYLTGLHVHLSERPVLGIFPANGNPALVLPELEAGKLSLLPFTVEAFPYGENPADWPKAVQAALQACRLARARIGVEPQWFRFLELQLLEQAALEVRLLPAEAVLAQLRAQKDAAEVAAIRRALAVAWQALEATLPVIRPDITEREVAAELTLQLLRAGSDPELPFSPIVAFGPSSANPHAVPGDRPLKPPALILIDWGARVEGYCADLTRMFAIGSVESELMRITEIVLAANEAARARVAPNVPARTIDEAARQVITQAGYGPYFVHRTGHGLGLEVHEPPYLRSDNTVPLRPGMVFTVEPGIYLTGRGGARIEDDVLVTENGAETLSPYPRALRQLD from the coding sequence ATGACCCTAAACGTTCGACTTCAGCGCTTGCAGGCCCTGCTTGCGGCACACACCCTCGATGCTGTTGTGCTCAATGCAAGCCCTAGCCTGACGTACCTAACTGGATTGCACGTGCACCTTTCGGAGCGTCCCGTACTAGGGATCTTTCCAGCAAATGGGAATCCAGCGTTGGTGCTGCCCGAATTAGAGGCTGGAAAACTTTCCCTCCTCCCTTTTACCGTAGAGGCATTCCCTTATGGCGAAAATCCTGCCGATTGGCCTAAAGCGGTACAAGCAGCTCTGCAGGCTTGTCGCTTAGCGCGCGCTCGCATTGGAGTGGAGCCGCAATGGTTCCGTTTTTTAGAGTTGCAGCTTCTTGAGCAAGCAGCCCTTGAGGTGCGCCTTTTGCCTGCCGAGGCTGTGCTGGCCCAGTTACGGGCGCAAAAAGATGCGGCGGAAGTGGCAGCCATACGCCGCGCGCTGGCCGTGGCCTGGCAAGCCCTGGAGGCTACGTTGCCAGTTATCCGACCCGACATTACCGAACGTGAAGTAGCCGCAGAGCTTACGCTACAACTTTTGCGTGCCGGTAGCGACCCCGAACTTCCCTTTTCTCCGATTGTAGCTTTTGGCCCTTCTAGTGCCAATCCGCATGCGGTACCCGGCGACCGACCGCTCAAGCCGCCTGCGCTGATTTTGATCGACTGGGGTGCACGCGTCGAAGGGTACTGTGCCGACCTGACCCGCATGTTTGCTATCGGCTCGGTCGAAAGCGAGCTTATGCGGATTACCGAAATCGTACTGGCGGCTAACGAGGCTGCTCGCGCTCGGGTTGCGCCTAATGTCCCGGCGAGGACCATCGATGAAGCCGCACGTCAGGTGATTACGCAAGCAGGTTATGGTCCTTACTTTGTGCACCGTACCGGACATGGGCTAGGCTTGGAAGTCCACGAACCGCCTTATCTGCGGTCCGACAACACGGTCCCGCTACGCCCTGGTATGGTCTTTACGGTCGAGCCTGGCATTTATCTGACGGGCCGGGGTGGGGCCCGCATCGAAGACGATGTGCTTGTTACAGAAAACGGCGCCGAAACGCTTAGCCCCTACCCTCGCGCCTTGCGACAGCTAGACTAA
- a CDS encoding superoxide dismutase family protein: MRWLILAAGLGLSACQTATPPAEMAEPEIAHAVAVLYPTAGNQTHGIVHFTQTSEGIQVTAEVHGLAPGVHGFHIHEWGDCSAPDATSAGGHFNPTQQPHGSPDSPQRHVGDLGNLEVGADSTARYSRLDTLLAFTGPRSIIGRAVVVHASADDLTSQPAGNAGGRLACGVIGVAQAAAE, translated from the coding sequence ATGCGCTGGTTAATTTTGGCAGCTGGTTTGGGGCTGAGTGCCTGCCAAACTGCAACACCACCGGCCGAGATGGCCGAGCCAGAAATTGCTCATGCAGTGGCTGTGCTCTACCCTACAGCCGGGAATCAAACCCACGGCATCGTACACTTTACGCAGACGTCCGAGGGGATTCAGGTAACAGCTGAAGTCCATGGGTTGGCTCCTGGAGTGCACGGTTTTCATATTCACGAGTGGGGGGATTGCAGTGCACCGGATGCGACTTCCGCTGGGGGTCATTTTAACCCCACCCAGCAGCCTCATGGGTCGCCAGATAGCCCGCAGCGACATGTAGGCGACCTAGGTAACTTGGAAGTAGGTGCCGACAGCACAGCTCGCTATAGTCGCTTGGACACCCTGCTTGCCTTCACGGGGCCGCGTTCGATTATCGGTCGGGCTGTGGTTGTGCATGCTTCGGCTGATGATCTGACGTCGCAACCTGCAGGTAATGCGGGCGGCCGCCTGGCTTGTGGCGTGATTGGTGTGGCGCAGGCGGCTGCTGAATAA
- the hemA gene encoding glutamyl-tRNA reductase: MQGFHALGLNHETAPVAVREAFALSDADKRALYAQWLAASSGELVLISTCNRTEAYVFGTASEVALARTLLSQHAGQCWPEEASFHVQDEAALRHVLEVTCGLRSQVLGDAQIFHQVKADYRLAVEAGVVGTVMHRLLHSAFRAAKRVAAETALHRGTVSVAGAAIQTVHRYFARRGHPKLQGLRVLVLGAGEMARLALEALRALAPAQLLLANRTQVRAEALAQPGEQVVPWPQRYQALAQVDLVIVATSAPAPVLVADALPPRCQDHPLLLVDLALPRNVDPAIDHLPGHHVLDLDALKAQQAAVEKRRQEAAQQARQICQEVLHEFVTWYFHQQALQPAIQALRDAFETIRRQEIERHHRRFSEIDRAELDRLTRSIMQKLLAIPVVRLKSIDPESIDFVRGIQLLAQLFARPACEEDLTAVSLPDPSRLLERLRVQGTCPVTGFSSILTERLPEGDA; encoded by the coding sequence ATGCAGGGATTTCATGCGCTGGGACTAAATCACGAGACGGCACCGGTAGCTGTTCGTGAAGCGTTTGCGCTTTCGGATGCAGACAAACGTGCCCTGTACGCACAGTGGTTGGCAGCAAGTTCGGGCGAGCTGGTGCTGATTTCGACCTGTAATCGGACAGAAGCTTACGTATTCGGTACTGCCTCTGAGGTCGCGTTAGCACGCACGCTCCTGAGTCAACATGCAGGTCAATGCTGGCCTGAAGAAGCAAGCTTTCACGTTCAAGATGAAGCAGCGCTCCGCCATGTGTTGGAGGTGACTTGTGGCCTGCGCTCGCAGGTTTTAGGGGATGCACAGATTTTTCATCAGGTTAAGGCGGACTATCGGCTGGCCGTAGAAGCTGGTGTAGTCGGCACGGTGATGCACCGGCTACTGCACAGTGCATTCCGGGCAGCTAAGCGCGTTGCTGCCGAGACGGCACTGCACCGAGGCACGGTGTCGGTCGCAGGCGCTGCAATCCAAACGGTGCATCGCTATTTTGCTCGGCGTGGGCACCCTAAGTTGCAGGGATTGCGTGTGCTGGTGTTAGGGGCTGGTGAGATGGCACGCCTGGCGTTGGAGGCCCTTCGGGCTTTGGCGCCTGCGCAGCTGTTGCTCGCCAACCGGACGCAAGTCCGTGCCGAAGCGCTGGCGCAGCCTGGAGAACAGGTCGTCCCGTGGCCTCAGCGATACCAAGCCCTGGCCCAGGTAGACCTGGTCATTGTGGCCACCAGTGCTCCTGCGCCGGTGTTGGTGGCCGATGCGCTTCCCCCTCGGTGCCAAGATCATCCTTTACTGCTCGTGGATTTAGCCCTTCCGCGCAACGTTGATCCAGCCATTGACCACCTTCCTGGTCATCACGTGCTGGACCTGGACGCGCTCAAAGCCCAACAGGCTGCGGTTGAAAAGCGTCGCCAGGAGGCTGCCCAGCAAGCACGTCAAATTTGCCAGGAAGTATTGCATGAGTTTGTAACCTGGTACTTTCACCAGCAAGCGCTCCAACCGGCCATTCAAGCCCTCCGCGATGCCTTTGAAACCATTCGCCGACAAGAGATTGAACGTCACCACCGGCGGTTTTCGGAAATCGACCGTGCCGAGCTGGACCGGCTGACGCGTTCGATCATGCAAAAACTCCTGGCTATTCCGGTTGTGCGGCTCAAAAGCATTGATCCCGAAAGCATTGATTTCGTGCGGGGCATTCAGCTGCTGGCCCAGCTTTTTGCTCGTCCGGCTTGTGAGGAAGACCTAACAGCCGTTTCGCTGCCAGATCCCTCCCGTCTTCTGGAACGCTTACGCGTGCAGGGCACCTGCCCGGTTACTGGATTTTCAAGCATTTTGACCGAGCGTTTGCCTGAGGGTGATGCTTGA
- a CDS encoding T9SS type A sorting domain-containing protein gives MDSPTREGAMRYLSYRITGAGLLFWLLASMAQAQMPTWEVVATTPSPGATNVAAQTTVSFTFSLPLSLPQVDTLPFDVSVAPCTALRIAGASPCSQRPQSTLSEDGRTLLFAVEHLARTTYTWSVPEIVATETDLTFRLFFLTYATADVLAGATVQGTVQLAGYTGGLARVASPPLTLSPLGQRLRAWVRPQLVGLALPSLLDPLVQRVHDSVATKQSAASFEQMNPEGMVVVLVDAYGNVAGGATVALDGTFAIAHVPEGRYALEGLLLHYNRQSGTLRLGYAMLDADQDGEADSIQVSGENISGLILTGSGLELTRITAAAQQAAADQMAAIVLEGTATLSGIAAASVPLIEGMPDGKALLWVYLYGSSDADPQVLALVQGSSGTLLPLLLGSASQLGLPVPLPPLPTPFVDSDVAVAAAEASGGADFRLAVSNAVLVAMLAGLFAPLANQPEFVYEDPALPVWTIAYLQLDYWIDTLEVPIMAKTLEEVGQVYYVHLQQGTVLGSRSMMRERATSVTPLPSGSPEAWSLEPNYPNPFRTATVIPFRLAESSAVVLEVINPLGQRVTTLLEGTLPAGRYEVRWEAGHQAAGLYLVRLRAGAYQKTQLMVLQR, from the coding sequence ATGGATTCACCAACCCGTGAGGGAGCCATGCGTTACTTATCCTATCGTATCACTGGTGCTGGTCTTTTGTTCTGGCTTTTAGCTAGCATGGCTCAAGCCCAGATGCCTACTTGGGAAGTGGTCGCAACCACACCCTCCCCTGGAGCAACAAACGTAGCCGCGCAGACTACCGTTTCGTTTACGTTTTCGCTCCCTTTGTCTTTACCCCAGGTTGATACGTTGCCTTTCGATGTATCTGTTGCACCTTGCACCGCCCTCCGCATTGCTGGTGCTTCCCCTTGCAGCCAGAGGCCCCAAAGCACGTTGAGTGAGGATGGCCGCACGCTTTTGTTTGCGGTCGAGCATCTGGCGCGAACGACCTATACCTGGAGTGTACCAGAAATTGTGGCAACCGAGACCGATCTGACGTTTCGCCTGTTCTTCTTAACCTATGCCACTGCCGATGTATTGGCTGGTGCTACCGTGCAGGGTACGGTTCAGCTTGCAGGCTATACCGGTGGTCTAGCGCGCGTAGCATCGCCTCCTTTAACGCTTTCACCGCTTGGCCAGAGGCTGCGCGCTTGGGTACGGCCCCAGCTTGTGGGTTTAGCGTTGCCCTCACTTTTGGATCCGCTGGTTCAACGGGTTCATGACTCTGTGGCCACTAAGCAGTCGGCAGCGAGCTTTGAGCAGATGAATCCTGAAGGGATGGTGGTTGTGCTGGTGGATGCTTATGGCAATGTGGCTGGAGGCGCTACAGTAGCTTTGGATGGCACGTTCGCGATTGCACATGTACCCGAGGGTCGCTATGCGCTCGAAGGGCTGTTGCTCCATTATAATCGCCAAAGCGGTACCTTACGGCTGGGCTATGCGATGTTGGATGCCGATCAGGATGGCGAGGCCGATTCCATTCAGGTGAGCGGTGAAAACATATCTGGGCTTATTTTGACCGGTTCTGGCCTGGAACTGACCCGCATTACAGCAGCAGCGCAGCAGGCCGCAGCCGACCAGATGGCAGCGATAGTGCTGGAAGGTACAGCTACGCTCAGCGGTATCGCTGCGGCTTCGGTACCCTTGATAGAGGGGATGCCCGATGGCAAAGCGCTGCTGTGGGTATATCTCTACGGGAGCAGTGATGCAGATCCACAGGTCCTTGCGTTGGTTCAAGGCTCATCAGGAACATTGCTTCCATTGCTCTTGGGCTCGGCCTCGCAGCTTGGCCTTCCGGTGCCGCTGCCGCCGCTGCCTACGCCTTTTGTCGATAGCGACGTAGCCGTTGCAGCAGCAGAAGCAAGTGGGGGAGCTGACTTTCGGCTTGCCGTTAGTAATGCAGTGCTCGTCGCCATGCTGGCCGGGCTGTTTGCCCCCCTGGCGAATCAGCCCGAATTTGTCTATGAAGACCCGGCGCTTCCGGTCTGGACAATCGCCTATCTGCAGCTGGATTACTGGATCGACACACTTGAAGTCCCTATCATGGCCAAAACACTTGAAGAAGTTGGGCAAGTCTACTACGTGCACTTGCAGCAAGGAACGGTCCTAGGAAGTCGTTCCATGATGCGCGAGCGGGCCACAAGCGTTACGCCGCTACCAAGCGGGTCTCCTGAGGCATGGTCGCTGGAGCCTAACTATCCTAATCCGTTTCGAACAGCGACCGTGATTCCTTTCCGGTTAGCTGAAAGTAGCGCGGTGGTGCTGGAGGTCATCAATCCTTTAGGACAGCGGGTGACGACGCTGCTTGAAGGCACGTTGCCTGCGGGACGTTATGAGGTCCGTTGGGAAGCGGGGCATCAAGCGGCTGGTTTGTATCTGGTGCGCTTGCGGGCAGGTGCTTACCAGAAAACCCAGCTCATGGTGTTGCAACGATAA
- a CDS encoding monothiol bacilliredoxin BrxC family protein: MLVQQPVVVFKPSCLCSINHYARREVEQFAAAGSFPIYNVQIARPLSDAIGQRLGTAHALPQGYCKYIYAFHDAITYATLSEAAQCWHSILALHKLYRLSKATGPTNP; this comes from the coding sequence GTGCTGGTGCAGCAGCCGGTGGTAGTCTTCAAACCCAGCTGCCTGTGTAGTATAAACCACTATGCACGACGCGAAGTGGAACAATTCGCTGCTGCAGGTTCGTTTCCTATCTACAACGTGCAAATAGCTCGGCCGCTATCCGATGCTATTGGGCAGCGGTTGGGCACCGCGCACGCCTTGCCTCAAGGGTATTGTAAATACATCTATGCTTTCCATGATGCCATCACCTACGCTACGCTATCGGAAGCTGCACAGTGTTGGCATAGCATTCTTGCTTTGCATAAGCTTTACCGGCTGTCAAAGGCAACAGGCCCAACCAACCCATGA
- a CDS encoding M3 family oligoendopeptidase, translating to MLMTGAEHVRWDLRDLYPDETALQQDLAQGLAQAEAFYARYHSKIASLDAEALAEALRQYEAILDRLGRAYTYAYLNWATQTEDPACGALLQQVREAYAQATKHLLFLELEWAQLEAERAQELLAAEVLRPFRHYLELQQRLRPHLLSEPEEKILAEKRVTGRDAWVRFFDELLGAMRFSLDGQLLTEQEVLAKLYDPDREVRRQAALALTEGLKTRLRELTYVFNIVLADKAAEDRLRGYRSWIESRNLANEVSDEMVEALIQAVTERYELVARFYELKRRLLGYAELYDYDRYAPIGQASTRYSWEEARQLVQSAYDAFHPRLGRIVAEFFERRWIDAALVPGKRSGAFSHGAVPSAHPYILLNYTGTIRDVQTLAHELGHGVHQYLSRKQGVLQADTPLTMAETASVFGEMLVFERLMAAETDAANRLAMLMGKIDDTIATVFRQVAMNRFEDRIHVARRTQGELPPEAFCAYWMETQQAMFQGSVTLGEHYRYWWSYIPHFVHTPGYVYAYAFGELLVLALFARYREEGDTFAERYLALLEAGGSDWPHVLVGRLGVDLKDTTFWHQGLTAIEALIEQAEALAEQVLGSTNAQAA from the coding sequence ATGCTGATGACGGGTGCCGAACACGTACGCTGGGATTTGCGCGACCTATACCCCGACGAGACAGCGTTGCAGCAAGACTTGGCACAGGGGCTCGCGCAGGCTGAGGCCTTTTACGCACGTTATCATAGCAAGATTGCGTCTCTAGATGCCGAAGCGTTGGCTGAGGCGTTGCGTCAGTACGAAGCCATTTTAGATCGGCTGGGCAGAGCCTACACCTATGCCTACCTCAACTGGGCCACGCAAACCGAAGATCCAGCTTGTGGCGCGCTGCTCCAACAGGTGCGGGAAGCTTATGCACAAGCCACCAAGCATCTACTCTTTCTGGAGTTGGAATGGGCGCAGCTGGAGGCCGAGCGTGCCCAAGAGCTTTTGGCAGCGGAGGTACTCCGACCCTTTCGGCATTATCTAGAGCTGCAGCAGCGCTTGCGGCCGCACCTGCTCAGCGAGCCTGAAGAGAAAATCCTGGCCGAAAAACGGGTGACAGGCCGTGATGCCTGGGTGCGCTTTTTTGATGAACTGCTTGGGGCCATGCGCTTTTCGCTCGACGGGCAGCTGTTGACCGAGCAAGAGGTGCTGGCTAAGCTGTACGATCCAGATCGCGAAGTGCGGCGGCAGGCGGCTTTAGCGCTTACTGAAGGTTTGAAGACCCGCCTTCGGGAGCTGACCTATGTGTTCAATATCGTGCTAGCCGATAAGGCTGCTGAAGACCGCTTGCGGGGATACCGAAGCTGGATTGAGAGCCGCAACCTGGCTAATGAGGTCAGTGACGAGATGGTCGAGGCGCTCATTCAGGCCGTCACTGAACGCTACGAGCTTGTGGCTCGCTTCTACGAGCTCAAGCGACGGTTGCTGGGATACGCGGAGCTCTACGATTATGATCGCTACGCGCCAATCGGCCAGGCCAGCACGCGCTATTCCTGGGAAGAGGCACGCCAATTGGTTCAAAGCGCCTACGACGCTTTTCATCCCCGTTTAGGGCGCATTGTGGCCGAATTTTTCGAGCGGCGTTGGATCGATGCAGCCCTTGTGCCCGGCAAGCGCAGTGGGGCGTTTAGCCACGGTGCAGTGCCTAGTGCCCATCCGTACATTTTGCTCAATTACACCGGTACCATTCGGGATGTGCAGACGCTGGCGCATGAGCTAGGGCATGGCGTGCATCAGTACCTGTCGCGCAAGCAAGGGGTGCTGCAGGCCGATACGCCGCTAACTATGGCCGAGACGGCCTCCGTCTTTGGAGAAATGCTGGTTTTTGAGCGCCTGATGGCAGCAGAAACGGATGCGGCCAATCGGCTAGCCATGTTGATGGGCAAAATCGACGATACGATCGCCACCGTCTTTCGACAAGTAGCCATGAATCGTTTCGAAGATCGCATCCATGTGGCCCGCCGAACCCAGGGGGAGCTCCCACCGGAAGCTTTCTGCGCATACTGGATGGAAACGCAACAGGCTATGTTCCAAGGGAGCGTGACGCTCGGGGAGCACTATCGCTACTGGTGGAGCTACATTCCGCACTTTGTGCATACACCTGGCTACGTCTATGCATATGCGTTTGGAGAGCTATTGGTGCTGGCACTTTTTGCCCGCTACCGGGAAGAAGGAGATACTTTTGCAGAACGCTATCTGGCCTTGCTAGAAGCTGGTGGATCCGACTGGCCGCATGTTTTGGTTGGGCGGCTGGGCGTTGATCTGAAGGACACTACCTTTTGGCACCAGGGGCTAACTGCTATTGAAGCGCTTATTGAACAAGCCGAAGCGCTGGCCGAGCAGGTACTGGGCTCGACCAATGCCCAGGCCGCCTAA
- a CDS encoding isoaspartyl peptidase/L-asparaginase family protein, producing MALGFSGVFGLVQLAQAQPDTVRIVLAIHGGAGTITRAQMTPEREQQYREALRQALQEGYAVLQAGGSSLDAVVAAIRVLEDSPLFNAGRGAVLNRDGVAELDATIMDGRTLKAGAVAGVQTVKNPILLARRVMEATPHVLLIGRAAEAFAQEQGLEIVPNEYFIVPERRLQLQRLREQGIGIVPEEASSTYGTVGAVALDRRGNLAAGTSTGGLMGKLPGRVGDSAIIGAGTYADNATCAVSTTGQGEYFIRGVVAHEIAALMKYASLSVQQAASAAIYGTLAGLGGQGGVIALDRNGQLAVVFNTEGMYRGYVDEHGHITIQIYRD from the coding sequence ATGGCGTTAGGCTTTTCGGGCGTCTTTGGTCTCGTCCAGCTGGCCCAGGCGCAGCCTGATACGGTGCGTATTGTGCTGGCCATTCATGGAGGGGCAGGAACGATCACGCGGGCGCAGATGACGCCAGAGCGCGAGCAGCAATATCGCGAAGCGTTGCGTCAAGCCCTTCAGGAAGGCTATGCTGTCTTGCAGGCTGGGGGCAGTAGCTTAGACGCGGTAGTGGCAGCTATCCGCGTGTTGGAAGATTCCCCACTTTTTAATGCGGGCCGTGGTGCTGTGCTGAACCGCGACGGGGTGGCTGAGCTAGATGCCACAATTATGGACGGGCGTACCCTTAAAGCGGGTGCCGTGGCCGGCGTGCAAACCGTCAAAAATCCTATTTTACTAGCACGGCGCGTCATGGAAGCCACGCCACACGTACTGCTCATTGGACGTGCTGCCGAGGCTTTTGCCCAGGAGCAAGGACTGGAGATAGTCCCCAATGAGTATTTTATTGTGCCCGAAAGACGCTTGCAGCTTCAGCGGCTGCGCGAACAAGGCATAGGCATTGTACCGGAAGAGGCCTCGTCGACCTATGGAACCGTAGGGGCCGTAGCCCTGGATCGAAGAGGGAATTTGGCTGCCGGCACCTCAACGGGTGGGCTTATGGGTAAACTGCCCGGGCGTGTGGGCGACTCAGCCATTATCGGCGCTGGCACGTATGCGGATAATGCCACATGCGCTGTTTCGACAACAGGTCAGGGCGAGTATTTCATTCGGGGTGTGGTTGCGCACGAAATTGCCGCCCTGATGAAGTACGCTAGCCTATCGGTCCAGCAGGCAGCTTCTGCAGCCATCTACGGTACCTTGGCTGGCCTGGGTGGGCAAGGCGGTGTGATTGCTCTAGACCGCAACGGTCAGCTGGCCGTGGTCTTTAACACCGAAGGCATGTATCGCGGCTACGTGGACGAACACGGCCACATCACCATCCAGATCTATCGCGACTAA
- the hemC gene encoding hydroxymethylbilane synthase — MLELTVRLGTRGSLLARQQALSICAFLEAQGVRVQVVIIQTTGDQIQEVPLAQMGSKGLFTKELDQALLEGRIDLAVHSLKDLPTELPKGLVLAAIPERASPWDVFVAHPSFSGTLADLPTGAVLATSSLRRQAQLRAWRADVQVVSVRGNVDTRLRRLQEKGWHGLILAEAGLMRLGRSEVIRERVPPEVMLPAVGQGALGVVCNADNERVCRLLEAMHHPPTAAAVRAERAFLRALEGGCQVPVAALGKVEGSALVLRGRVVSLDGRWVIEGSRQGSIAAPEALGEALAAELLTKGARAILEEIRGAAPGQNAED; from the coding sequence ATGCTTGAGCTTACAGTAAGGCTGGGGACGCGGGGTAGTCTGCTCGCCCGCCAGCAGGCGCTTTCGATCTGTGCTTTTCTGGAAGCCCAAGGGGTTCGAGTGCAAGTGGTCATTATCCAAACCACAGGCGATCAGATACAAGAAGTGCCGCTGGCACAAATGGGTAGCAAAGGACTGTTTACTAAGGAGCTGGATCAGGCATTGCTGGAAGGCCGCATCGACCTGGCTGTTCACTCTTTGAAAGATCTCCCCACCGAGCTACCCAAAGGACTGGTGCTGGCCGCTATACCTGAGCGGGCCTCGCCTTGGGATGTATTTGTGGCACATCCGTCGTTTAGCGGCACCTTAGCCGACTTGCCAACAGGGGCTGTGCTGGCTACCTCGTCGCTTAGAAGGCAAGCGCAGTTGCGGGCTTGGCGCGCTGATGTGCAGGTTGTATCGGTCCGTGGTAACGTCGATACGCGTTTGCGTAGGCTTCAGGAAAAGGGCTGGCATGGACTGATTCTAGCGGAGGCTGGACTAATGCGCTTGGGACGATCCGAGGTGATCCGAGAGCGGGTGCCTCCAGAAGTTATGCTGCCTGCTGTAGGGCAAGGCGCTTTGGGGGTGGTGTGTAACGCCGACAACGAGCGGGTATGCCGGCTGCTTGAAGCTATGCATCATCCTCCTACGGCGGCAGCCGTACGCGCGGAGCGTGCGTTTTTGCGTGCCCTTGAAGGGGGGTGCCAGGTCCCCGTGGCCGCGTTGGGTAAGGTCGAAGGGTCAGCACTGGTACTGCGCGGGCGTGTGGTGTCGCTGGATGGGCGTTGGGTCATAGAAGGAAGTCGCCAGGGATCGATAGCGGCTCCAGAAGCCCTGGGGGAAGCCCTGGCCGCTGAGCTGCTTACCAAAGGAGCGCGTGCAATCCTGGAAGAGATTCGAGGGGCGGCACCAGGGCAAAACGCAGAAGACTGA
- a CDS encoding TlpA disulfide reductase family protein, whose product MMPSPTLRYRKLHSVGIAFLLCISFTGCQRQQAQPTHEASSLAPLAGVEVVDPPQPAPDFTAPQIDGSSFQLSAHRGSVLVLNFWATWCPPCREEIPDLIALQRDLGDRGLLVVGISLDEEGTTVVTPFAQNFNINYPIVLGNETIADAYGGVFALPTTVVVDRSGRIRYQVLGLFPTQKMRPHLEALLDEPSPVS is encoded by the coding sequence ATGATGCCATCACCTACGCTACGCTATCGGAAGCTGCACAGTGTTGGCATAGCATTCTTGCTTTGCATAAGCTTTACCGGCTGTCAAAGGCAACAGGCCCAACCAACCCATGAAGCTTCGTCGCTAGCCCCACTAGCAGGCGTGGAAGTGGTCGATCCTCCTCAACCAGCCCCCGACTTTACAGCCCCCCAAATTGACGGCAGCTCCTTCCAACTCAGTGCACACCGGGGTTCGGTGTTGGTGCTGAATTTCTGGGCTACCTGGTGCCCCCCGTGCCGCGAAGAAATTCCCGATCTGATCGCCCTGCAGCGTGACCTGGGAGACCGTGGGCTGCTTGTGGTGGGCATTTCACTGGACGAAGAAGGCACCACGGTCGTGACGCCTTTTGCGCAAAATTTTAATATCAACTATCCGATCGTGCTAGGCAATGAGACCATCGCCGATGCTTATGGTGGAGTTTTTGCCCTGCCAACCACGGTAGTCGTAGATCGAAGCGGACGCATCCGCTACCAAGTGCTGGGGCTCTTTCCCACGCAAAAAATGCGCCCCCATTTGGAAGCCTTGCTGGATGAACCTTCTCCTGTTTCTTAA